Proteins encoded by one window of Vigna radiata var. radiata cultivar VC1973A chromosome 5, Vradiata_ver6, whole genome shotgun sequence:
- the LOC106760800 gene encoding respiratory burst oxidase homolog protein E has protein sequence MRTSSFRRCSSGEFQLSESFGTSSPTVGGRAYGAMMPVFLNDLRSNHHKELVEITLELENDAVLLCNVTPAAAYSAPNASPSSSRGGVDDGGVGGVARSLSITSRIRRKFPWLRSLSSASVESVAAAEDPVTTARNARKMRAKLERTRSSAQRALKGLRFISKSGEASEELWGKVQERFGLLAKDGMLAREDFGECIGMEDSKEFAVCIFDALTRRKERRVSSINREELHDFWLQISDQSFDARLQIFFDMADSNEDGRITREEVQELIMLSASANKLSKLKEQAEGYASLIMEELDPENLGYIELWQLEMLLLEKDRYMNYSRQLSSASVNWSQNMNERRTRNEIERFRRTVQCLALEYWRRGWILLLWLVTVASLFGWKYYQYRNRSTFQVMSYCIPVAKGAAETLKFNMALILLPVCRNTLTWLRSTGARKFVPFDDNINFHKMIAFAIAVAVAVHAGSHLACDFPLLVNSSPEKFSVIASDFNNKRPTYKSLLTGVEGVTGISMVVLMAISFTLATHHFRRNAVRLPSPFNRLTGFNAFWYSHHLFALVYVLLLVHGTFLYLTHRWYQKTTWMYISVPLLLYIAERTLRTRRSAHYTVKILKVSGLPGNVFSLIMSKPNGFKYKSGQYIFLQCPKISPFEWHPFSITSAPGDEYLSVHIRTVGDWTQELKLLLTKDDDKLPSIKRGATFGELMQLDQRGQPRLLVDGPYGAPAQDYQSFDVLLLIGLGIGATPFISILRDLLNNTKTLDELGVQEPSNTETSQTTRSDESSNSFTSSNLTPLGNKKSRRTTNAYFYWVTREPGSFEWFKGVMDEVAEMDHKGQIELHNYLTSVYEEGDARSTLITMIQALNHAKHGVDILSGTRVRTHFARPNWKEVFNKIASKHPFSTVGVFYCGMPVLAKELKKLSLELSHKTTTRFEFHKEYF, from the exons ATGAGGACGTCGTCGTTCAGGAGATGCAGCAGCGGCGAGTTCCAATTGTCCGAGAGCTTCGGTACCTCGTCTCCGACGGTCGGAGGACGCGCCTACGGCGCAATGATGCCGGTGTTCCTCAACGACCTCCGGAGCAATCACCACAAGGAGCTCGTGGAGATCACGCTGGAACTCGAAAATGACGCGGTCCTTCTCTGCAACGTGACGCCGGCGGCCGCGTATTCCGCTCCCAATGCTTCTCCGTCGTCGAGCAGGGGAGGAGTTGACGACGGCGGCGTAGGCGGCGTGGCTCGGAGTCTCTCTATTACGTCGAGGATTCGGAGGAAGTTCCCGTGGCTTCGCTCGCTATCGTCAGCGTCGGTGGAGAGTGTCGCCGCCGCTGAAGATCCGGTGACGACGGCGCGAAACGCACGGAAAATGAGAGCGAAGCTTGAACGGACGAGGTCGAGTGCGCAGAGAGCTCTGAAAGGTCTGAGATTCATCAGCAAGTCCGGGGAGGCCAGCGAGGAGTTGTGGGGAAAGGTGCAAGAACGGTTCGGCTTGTTGGCCAAAGATGGCATGCTCGCTCGTGAAGACTTCGGTGAATGCATAG GCATGGAAGATTCGAAGGAATTTGCAGTGTGTATATTCGACGCATTGACTCGAAGGAAGGAAAGGAGAGTTAGTAGCATAAACAGAGAAGAGTTGCACGACTTCTGGTTGCAAATTTCAGACCAGAGTTTTGATGCTCGCCTGCAGATTTTCTTTGACAT GGCAGACAGTAACGAGGACGGAAGAATTACTAGAGAGGAAGTACAAGAG CTCATAATGCTCAGTGCTTCCGCAAACAAGTTATCAAAGCTAAAGGAACAAGCTGAAGGATACGCTTCCTTAATAATGGAAGAATTAGACCCAGAAAACCTGGGTTATATCGAG CTGTGGCAGTTAGAAATGTTGTTACTAGAAAAGGATAGATACATGAACTACAGCAGACAACTAAGCAGTGCAAGCGTAAATTGGAGTCAAAATATGAACGAGAGAAGAACTAGAAATGAGATAGAAAGATTTCGCAGAACTGTCCAATGTCTTGCTTTAGAGTATTGGAGAAGGGGTTGGATTTTGTTATTGTGGTTGGTTACCGTTGCCAGCCTCTTTGGCTGGAAATATTACCAGTATAGAAACAGATCTACTTTCCAAGTCATGAGCTACTGCATACCCGTAGCCAAGGGTGCTGCAGAGACACTCAAGTTCAACATGGCTCTCATCCTCTTACCAGTTTGTCGAAACACTCTCACATGGCTTCGTTCCACCGGAGCCAGAAAGTTTGTGCCCTTCGATGACAACATTAATTTCCACAAG ATGATTGCATTCGCCATAGCTGTTGCAGTCGCTGTTCATGCCGGCAGTCATCTGGCGTGTGACTTTCCCCTTCTCGTAAACTCATCTCCGGAAAAATTTTCAGTTATAGCTTCAGATTTCAATAACAAAAGACCCACATACAAATCACTTCTGACCGGAGTAGAAGGCGTAACTGGAATCTCAATGGTTGTTCTCATGGCCATCTCTTTCACCCTAGCAACTCACCACTTCCGGAGAAATGCAGTAAGGCTTCCTTCACCCTTTAACAGATTGACAGGCTTCAACGCATTTTGGTACTCGCACCACCTTTTTGCTCTGGTCTACGTTCTGCTACTCGTTCATGGAACATTCTTGTATTTGACCCATCGGTGGTACCAGAAAACG ACATGGATGTATATCTCTGTTCCTCTGCTGCTGTACATAGCAGAGCGTACTCTACGCACTCGAAGATCAGCACATTATACGGTGAAAATTCTGAAG GTTTCGGGGCTACCAGGAAATGTCTTCAGCTTAATCATGTCTAAGCCCAATGGATTCAAGTACAAAAGCGGACAGTACATATTCTTACAATGTCCAAAAATCTCTCCCTTTGAGTG GCACCCTTTTTCCATCACCTCAGCTCCAGGAGATGAGTACCTAAGTGTTCACATCCGGACAGTGGGAGACTGGACCCAAGAACTAAAGCTTCTGCTAACAAAAGATGATGACAAATTGCCTTCGATTAAACGTGGTGCGACGTTTGGTGAACTAATGCAACTGGACCAAAGAGG ACAACCGAGACTGCTCGTTGATGGCCCTTATGGAGCTCCAGCACAAGACTACCAAAGCTTTGATGTACTACTCCTCATAGGATTAGGAATTGGAGCAACTCCTTTCATTAGCATTCTCCGAGATCTTCTCAATAACACCAAAACGTTGGATGAACTCGGG GTGCAGGAACCATCAAACACAGAAACAAGTCAAACGACCAGATCAGATGAGAGCTCCAATAGTTTTACATCATCAAACTTAACGCCCTTAGGAAATAAGAAATCACGAAGGACTACTAATGCTTATTTCTACTGGGTTACTAGGGAGCCTGGATCTTTTGAATGGTTTAAAGGAGTAATGGACGAAGTTGCAGAAATGGATCACaaa GGTCAAATTGAGCTCCACAACTATCTTACAAGTGTCTATGAAGAGGGGGATGCAAGATCAACCTTAATCACCATGATCCAAGCACTGAACCATGCCAAACATGGTGTTGACATCCTATCAGGCACTCGA GTAAGAACACACTTTGCTAGGCCTAATTGGAAAGAGGTTTTCAACAAGATTGCCTCCAAACATCCGTTTTCTACAGTAG GAGTGTTCTATTGTGGGATGCCAGTATTGGCAAAGGAGCTAAAGAAGCTTTCACTTGAACTCAGCCACAAGACAACCACACGCTTCGAGTTTCACAAGGAGTACTTCTGA
- the LOC106761241 gene encoding pectinesterase inhibitor 3, with the protein MQLQISLSMLLLSFFLTSPMLFTTAAQSKPQDLLRSSCIHSRYPRLCLRTLSHYPGPANTPLDMARAALRVSLAHTRRTSKFLHTLSKGGAAAMSKRQRFALRDCTEQISDSVDQLRRSLDELQHLRAETFRWQMSNAQTWVSAALTDGDTCLDGFAGNARPDVNRRVTDVARVTSNALYMINRLGQSRTGKSKPKARPRPKHRPDSLKELN; encoded by the coding sequence ATGCAACTCCAAATCTCACTCTCAATGCTTCTACTCTCCTTTTTCTTAACATCTCCCATGCTTTTCACCACCGCAGCACAGAGCAAGCCGCAGGATCTACTCCGATCCTCCTGCATCCACTCACGCTACCCGCGTCTGTGCCTGCGAACCCTCTCGCACTACCCGGGGCCTGCCAACACGCCCCTGGACATGGCTCGAGCCGCGCTCAGGGTCAGCCTGGCCCACACTCGCCGGACCTCCAAGTTCCTGCACACGCTGTCTAAAGGCGGCGCAGCTGCGATGAGCAAGCGGCAGCGCTTCGCTCTCCGCGACTGCACAGAGCAGATCTCGGACTCCGTGGACCAGCTCCGGCGGAGCCTCGACGAGCTTCAGCACCTACGCGCAGAGACCTTCCGCTGGCAAATGAGCAACGCACAGACGTGGGTGAGCGCCGCCCTCACCGACGGCGACACGTGCCTCGACGGCTTCGCCGGCAATGCCAGGCCCGACGTCAATCGCAGAGTCACCGACGTTGCCAGGGTCACCAGCAATGCTCTGTATATGATAAATAGGCTTGGTCAAAGTAGGACCGGAAAGTCGAAGCCCAAGGCCAGGCCCAGGCCCAAGCACAGGCCTGATTCTCTGAAAGAATTGAATTGA